The proteins below are encoded in one region of Drosophila santomea strain STO CAGO 1482 chromosome 2R, Prin_Dsan_1.1, whole genome shotgun sequence:
- the LOC120445721 gene encoding membrane-bound alkaline phosphatase-like: MHFSHSRWLHSILLFLLAFVGTTLSRVQEVHDVLELTGQKASKLRFSTDVATGKYTPPEEMDPQFWYKLADEEITKRLQLPQPNSLKAKNVIMFLGDGMPLSTVTAARILKGQRQNKTGEESSLSFEKFPYSGLSRTYCANAQVPDSACTATAYLCGVKTNIINIGVSAAVNYNNCTASQDPANRLTSIAEWSQNAGKSTGIVTTTTLTHASPSGAYAKTANRMWQSDTDVTSYGVDASTCIDMATQLVTQTPGKNFEVMFGGGMGKFLPKTMKDSHGTAGERSDGVNLLSRWQALHDKGVLVTNRKQLLNVDVSAASSIIGTFQSDLMDFHMDADPTYQPTLSELTEVAIKKLRHNENGYFVFIEGGLIDYGNHYTQAGYALDESLEFEKAIQLARDMTDIEDTLIVVTADHGHAVSIAGYPGRGTPILGINQHDTDINGVKYSVLNYAAGPNQYLDESGQRIPLDDILGPDDAISPSYIAKEIGVHSGEDVGVWASGPQSHLFTGVMQQSTIPHLMAYASCVGSGKQVCNK; the protein is encoded by the exons ATGCATTTCTCCCACAGCCGCTGGCTGCATTCGATCCTTCTGTTCCTGCTGGCCTTCGTTGGAACCACACTCAGTAGAGTTCAGGAGGTGCACGATGTGTTGGAGTTGACCGGCCAGAAGGCCAGCAAGCTAAGGTTTTCCACGGACGTGGCCACCGGCAAATATACTCCGCCGGAGGAGATGGATCCTCAATTCTGGTACAAGCTCGCCGACGAGGAGATCACCAAGAGGCTGCAGCTACCACAGCCCAATTCCCTGAAAGCCAAGAACGTGATTATGTTCCTCGGCGATGGTATGCCACTCTCCACCGTCACAGCTGCTCGCATCCTGAAAGGACAACGCCAAAACAAAACTGGAGAGGAGTCCTCGCTGAGCTTCGAGAAATTCCCATATTCCGGACTAAGCAGA ACCTACTGCGCCAACGCCCAAGTACCCGACTCTGCCTGCACTGCTACCGCCTATCTGTGCGGCGTGAAAACCAACATCATTAATATCGGAGTAAGTGCAGCAGTAAACTATAACAACTGCACCGCCAGCCAGGATCCCGCCAACCGCCTGACCTCCATTGCGGAATGGTCCCAGAATGCCGGCAAGTCCACGGGCATTGTGACCACCACCACACTGACCCACGCCAGTCCATCGGGAGCATATGCCAAGACGGCCAACCGAATGTGGCAGAGCGACACGGATGTGACCAGCTATGGAGTGGATGCCAGCACCTGCATCGACATGGCCACCCAGCTGGTGACCCAGACGCCCGGCAAGAACTTCGAGGTCATGTTCGGCGGCGGAATGGGCAAGTTCCTACCCAAAACCATGAAGGATAGTCACGGGACGGCTGGCGAGCGATCCGATGGGGTGAATCTGCTCTCCCGCTGGCAGGCACTCCACGACAAAGGCGTCCTGGTCACCAATCGCAAGCAGCTGCTCAATGTGGACGTTTCGGCCGCCTCCAGCATAATTGGTACCTTTCAATCGGACTTGATGGACTTTCACATGGACGCTGATCCCACCTATCAGCCCACTCTCTCGGAACTCACCGAGGTGGCCATCAAGAAGCTCAGACATAATGAAAACGGATACTTCGTGTTCATAGAGG GCGGTCTCATTGACTATGGCAACCACTACACCCAGGCGGGCTACGCCTTGGATGAGTCCCTGGAGTTCGAGAAGGCCATTCAGCTGGCTCGTGACATGACGGACATCGAGGACACGTTGATTGTGGTGACCGCTGATCACGGACACGCCGTCAGCATTGCCGGTTATCCTGGCAGAGGTACACCCATCCTGGGAATCAATCAACATGACACCGACATCAACGGAGTGAAGTACTCGGTGCTCAACTATGCGGCTGGACCCAATCAGTATCTGGATGAGAGTGGGCAGCGCATTCCTCTGGACGATATCCTTGGCCCCGATGACGCCATATCACCCAGCTACATCGCCAAGGAAATCGGAGTGCACTCTGGGGAGGATGTGGGTGTTTGGGCATCCGGTCCGCAGAGTCACCTTTTCACCGGAGTGATGCAGCAGAGCACCATTCCCCACCTGATGGCCTACGCCTCGTGCGTTGGCAGTGGAAAGCAGGTGTGCAATAAATAA
- the LOC120445722 gene encoding membrane-bound alkaline phosphatase, producing the protein MGSSQRQLVLPMLLLLALAGTALSGVKEVHNVLELTGRAVNKLRFSTDVAEDKYTPPEEMDPQYWYNIADEEITKRLQLPQPNSLKAKNIILFLGDGMPLSTVAAARILKGQRQGNTGEESSLSFERFPYTGLSRTYCTNAQVPDSACTATAYLCGVKTNIVNIGVSAAVEYNNCTASQDPANRLTSIAEWAQNAGKSTGIVTTTTLTHASPSGAYAKTANRMWESDTDVTSYGVDASTCIDMATQLVTQTPGKNFDVMFGGGMGKFLPNTIVDPHGNPGERSDGVNLLSRWQARHDGGVLVTNRDQLLKLNVSAVSSVIGLFQTDLMNFHLEADETYQPTLSELTEVTINKLSQNENGYFAFIEGGLIDYGNHYTKAGYALDEALEFEKAIQLARDMTDIEDTLIVVTADHGHAVSIAGYPGRGTPILGINQHDTDINGVKYSVLNYAAGPNQYLDESGQRIPLDDILGADDAITPSYIPKDQGVHSGEDVGIFASGPQSHLFTGVMQQSTIPHLMAYAACIGSGKQVCDN; encoded by the exons ATGGGCTCCTCCCAGCGGCAGTTAGTACTCCCGATGCTGCTCCTTCTGGCCTTGGCCGGAACAGCACTAAGTGGAGTAAAGGAGGTGCACAACGTTCTGGAGTTGACAGGACGTGCAGTGAATAAGCTACGGTTTTCCACGGACGTGGCTGAAGACAAGTACACTCCACCCGAGGAGATGGATCCCCAGTACTGGTACAACATCGCCGATGAGGAGATCACCAAGAGGCTGCAGCTACCACAACCCAATTCCCTGAAAGCCAAGAACATCATTTTGTTCCTCGGAGATGGCATGCCACTCTCCACCGTGGCAGCTGCTCGTATCCTGAAAGGACAACGCCAAGGAAACACCGGTGAGGAGTCCTCCCTGAGCTTCGAGCGATTCCCCTACACCGGCTTGAGCAGG ACCTACTGCACCAACGCCCAAGTGCCCGACTCAGCCTGCACTGCCACAGCGTATTTGTGCGGCGTTAAGACGAACATCGTTAATATCGGAGTAAGTGCAGCTGTGGAGTACAATAACTGTACCGCCAGCCAGGATCCCGCCAACCGTCTGACCTCCATCGCCGAGTGGGCCCAGAATGCCGGCAAGTCCACGGGCATTGTGACCACCACCACACTGACCCACGCCAGTCCATCGGGAGCATATGCCAAGACGGCCAACCGAATGTGGGAGAGCGACACGGATGTGACCAGCTATGGAGTGGATGCCAGCACCTGCATCGACATGGCCACCCAGCTGGTGACCCAGACGCCCGGCAAGAACTTCGATGTCATGTTCGGCGGCGGAATGGGCAAGTTCCTTCCCAACACCATTGTTGATCCGCACGGAAACCCCGGTGAGCGATCCGACGGAGTGAATCTGCTCTCCCGCTGGCAGGCACGCCACGATGGAGGCGTCTTGGTCACCAATCGCGATCAGCTGCTTAAACTGAACGTGTCGGCAGTGTCCAGTGTCATTGGGCTCTTCCAGACCGATCTGATGAACTTCCACTTGGAGGCTGATGAAACCTACCAGCCCACCCTCTCCGAACTCACTGAGGTGACCATCAACAAGCTCAGCCAGAACGAGAACGGATACTTTGCGTTCATTGAAG GTGGTCTCATTGACTATGGCAACCACTACACTAAAGCTGGCTATGCTCTGGACGAGGCTCTGGAGTTCGAGAAGGCCATTCAGCTGGCTCGTGACATGACGGACATCGAGGACACGTTGATTGTGGTGACCGCTGATCACGGACACGCCGTCAGCATTGCCGGTTATCCTGGCAGAGGTACACCCATCCTGGGAATCAATCAACATGACACCGACATCAACGGAGTGAAGTACTCGGTGCTCAACTATGCGGCTGGACCCAATCAGTATCTGGATGAGAGTGGCCAACGCATTCCTCTGGACGATATCCTTGGCGCGGACGATGCCATCACACCCAGCTACATTCCCAAGGATCAGGGCGTGCACTCCGGCGAGGACGTGGGCATATTCGCCTCCGGGCCGCAGAGTCATCTCTTCACCGGAGTAATGCAGCAGAGCACCATTCCCCACCTGATGGCATATGCTGCGTGCATTGGAAGCGGGAAGCAGGTGTGCGACAACTGA
- the LOC120446286 gene encoding tubulointerstitial nephritis antigen-like, which produces MSIKCVHLVGLLVLLMGVANAIFDHTLKRDFPGPYCARENTCCKDRHDGCSVPISTTLCYCDEFCDRDDSSDCCPDYRSFCMKEPDLVVSCEHKGVYFSKYNSTWDNCNECRCLDGGRTQCDENLCLTDDALIHSVNSIQRLGWSARKYDQWWGRKYSEGLKLRLGTKEPTYRVKAMTRLKNPTDGLPSSFNALDKWSSYISEVPDQGWCGASWVLSTTSVASDRFAIQSKGKEAVQLSAQNILSCTRRQQGCEGGHLDAAWRYLHKKGVVDESCYPYTQQRDTCKIRHNSRSLRANGCQTPYNVDRDTFYTVGPAYSLNREADIMAEIFHSGPVQATMRVNRDFFAYAGGVYRQTAANRMAPTGFHSVKLVGWGEEHNGEKYWIAANSWGPWWGERGYFRILRGSNECGIEEYVLASWPYVYNYYNEKSA; this is translated from the exons ATGTCCATCAAGTGCGTCCACCTGGTGGGCCTTCTGGTCCTGctaatgggcgtggccaaCGCCATTTTCGATCACACACTGAAAAGGGACTTCCCAGGTCCTTACTGCGCCCGGGAGAACACCTGCTGCAAGGATCGGCACGACGGCTGCTCGGTGCCCATCTCCA CCACTCTCTGCTACTGCGATGAGTTCTGCGATCGGGACGATTCCAGCGACTGCTGTCCCGACTACCGCTCCTTCTGCATGAAGGAGCCCGACCTCGTGGTCTCCTGCGAGCACAAGGGCGTCTACTTCAGCAAGTACAACAGCACGTGGGACAACTGCAACGAGTGCCGCTGCCTGGATGGCGGCAGGACGCAGTGCGACGAGAATCTGTGCCTCACCGACGACGCCCTCATACACAGCGTGAACTCCATCCAAAGGCTCGGCTGGTCCGCCCGCAAATATGACCAGTGGTGGGGACGCAAGTACTCCGAGGGACTGAAGCTGCGTCTGGGCACCAAGGAGCCCACGTATCGCGTGAAGGCGATGACCCGCCTAAAAAATCCCACCGATGGCCTGCCCAGCTCCTTCAACGCCCTGGACAAGTGGTCCAGCTACATATCCGAGGTGCCCGACCAGGGCTGGTGCGGTGCCTCCTGGGTGCTGTCCACCACCTCGGTGGCCAGCGATCGCTTCGCTATCCAGAGCAAGGGCAAGGAAGCCGTCCAGCTGTCCGCCCAGAACATTCTCTCCTGCACACGTCGCCAGCAGGGCTGCGAAGGCGGTCACCTGGACGCCGCCTGGCGCTACTTGCACAAGAAGGGCGTGGTCGACGAGAGCTGCTATCCGTACACCCAGCAACGCGACACCTGCAAGATCCGCCACAACAGCCGCTCTCTGAGGGCCAATGGTTGCCAAACACCATACAATGTGGACAGGGACACCTTCTACACGGTGGGTCCGGCCTACAGTCTGAACCGCGAAGCCGACATTATGGCCGAGATCTTCCACTCCGGTCCCGTACAGGCCACCATGCGGGTTAACAGGGACTTCTTTGCCTACGCAGGAGGCGTTTACCGCCAGACAGCAGCCAACCGAATGGCGCCCACTGGGTTCCACTCGGTGAAGTTGGTCGGCTGGGGAGAGGAGCACAATGGTGAAAAGTATTGG ATCGCAGCGAACTCGTGGGGACCTTGGTGGGGAGAGCGTGGCTACTTCCGCATCCTGCGAGGCTCCAACGAGTGCGGCATCGAGGAGTACGTGCTGGCCTCCTGGCCCTACGTCTACAACTACTACAATGAGAAGTCGGCTTAA
- the LOC120445720 gene encoding membrane-bound alkaline phosphatase — protein MKTYLGIILVLSALVATSSSASIDIPEIHNQFQLVGESVSALKTREGNLIDPNAMAKGKAGPEAEKKAQFWYDLAYEEIAQRLEQPQLDKRKAKNVILFLGDGMSLSTVAAARIHKGQLKGNPGEEDSLSFEKFPYTGLSRTYCSNAQVPDSACTATAYLCGVKTNIVALGITAAVNFNNCSGSEDPANRVDSIAAWAQEAGKSTGIVTTTTLTHASPSGAYAKTTNRFFESDTDIVTYGEGENDPATCTDIATQLITQAPGKNFDVMLGGGIGKFLPNTITDPFNKKGERSDGVNLLSRWQGLHPGGVLAYNRNQLLSVNVSRITNLIGTFRSGVMSFNKLADPKEEPTLAEMTRKAIEMVSKRDDGYFLFVEGGLIDYGNHFNSPTHSLTETLQFEQAVQEALDLTDPEETLIVVTSDHAHPLTISGYPGRGTPILGLNQDDTDVNGVKYATLNYAVGTNQYLDEHGQRIDLTDQIGAEDFIHPSYIHGTIGVHAGDDVGIFATGPQSHLFTGVMQQSTIPHLMAYASCIGKGPTLCDNED, from the exons ATGAAGACTTACTTAGGAATAATCCTGGTGCTGAGCGCCTTGGTGGCCACCTCCTCGTCTGCTTCCATAGACA TACCCGAGATCCACAATCAGTTCCAGCTGGTAGGAGAATCGGTGAGCGCATTGAAAACCCGCGAAGGAAACCTCATCGACCCCAATGCCATGGCCAAGGGTAAAGCTGGTCCTGAGGCGGAGAAGAAGGCGCAGTTCTGGTATGACCTGGCCTACGAGGAGATCGCCCAGCGCCTGGAACAGCCGCAGCTGGACAAGAGGAAGGCCAAGAATGTAATCCTGTTCCTGGGCGACGGCATGTCCCTGTCCACGGTGGCAGCCGCCCGCATCCACAAGGGTCAGCTGAAGGGCAATCCCGGCGAGGAGGACTCCCTGAGCTTCGAGAAGTTCCCCTACACCGGTCTGAGCAGG ACCTACTGCTCCAATGCCCAGGTGCCCGACTCCGCCTGCACGGCCACCGCGTATTTGTGCGGCGTGAAGACGAATATCGTTGCACTGGGAATTACGGCGGCCGTGAACTTTAACAACTGCAGTGGCAGCGAGGATCCGGCCAACCGGGTGGACTCCATCGCAGCCTGGGCTCAGGAGGCTGGTAAATCCACTGGCATCGTGACCACCACCACGCTGACCCATGCCAGTCCATCGGGTGCGTATGCCAAGACCACCAACCGATTCTTCGAGAGCGACACGGATATTGTGACCTATGGCGAGGGAGAGAATGATCCGGCCACCTGCACGGACATTGCCACCCAACTGATCACCCAGGCTCCTGGCAAGAACTTCGATGTGATGCTGGGCGGTGGCATTGGCAAGTTCCTGCCCAACACAATAACGGATCCCTTCAACAAGAAGGGCGAGCGTTCCGATGGAGTGAATCTGCTGTCCCGCTGGCAGGGACTACATCCCGGCGGTGTTTTGGCCTACAATCGCAACCAGCTGCTGAGTGTGAATGTCTCGAGGATCACCAATCTGATTGGCACCTTCCGCTCAGGAGTGATGAGCTTCAATAAGCTTGCCGATCCCAAGGAGGAGCCCACACTGGCGGAAATGACGCGCAAAGCCATCGAGATGGTCAGCAAACGCGATGATGGCTACTTCCTGTTCGTCGAGGGTGGACTGATCGATTACGGCAACCACTTCAACTCCCCAACCCATTCCCTGACAGAGACACTTCAGTTCGAGCAGGCGGTTCAGGAGGCTCTGGATCTAACCGATCCCGAGGAGACCCTAATTGTAGTCACCTCCGATCACGCTCATCCGCTGACCATCTCTGGTTATCCTGGCAGGGGAACACCCATCCTGGGACTCAATCAAGATGACACCGATGTGAATGGAGTCAAGTACGCCACTCTGAACTACGCAGTGGGCACCAATCAGTATCTGGATGAGCATGGCCAGCGCATCGATCTCACCGATCAAATTGGCGCGGAAG ACTTTATCCATCCCAGCTATATCCACGGCACCATTGGCGTCCATGCTGGCGATGATGTGGGAATCTTCGCCACCGGTCCGCAAAGTCATCTCTTCACCGGCGTGATGCAGCAGAGCACCATTCCCCATCTGATGGCCTATGCCTCCTGCATCGGCAAGGGACCCACTCTCTGCGACAATGAGGACTAG
- the LOC120445723 gene encoding glycerol-3-phosphate phosphatase, producing the protein MFRRSLSHLDKLPKTKVAEWLAGIDTIICRTDGVLWQENTPIEGSVEVVNAINSKGKRCLIATNECCLTNKDLFQKAKCLGFNVKEQDILSSSGAISSYLSDRKFKKKVLVLGGDGIRKDLKEAGFCSVVNDLQPNDQKKIDFVRTLTLDPDVGAVLVARDDNMIANELLVACNYLQNPKVLFLTTCMDGFQLFGKKRIPDAGSLANAIEIIVQRKPTVLGKPNPRILGKLMESGEIKPEKTLVIGNSLKTDILFASICGFQSLLVGCESGAFEEAEKIKKDGNEKKMKLVPDAFLSSLAPFLEYLSTSVK; encoded by the exons atgtTTAGGCGCAGTCTAAGCCATCTGGACAAGCTTCCAAAGACGAAGGTGGCCGAATGGCTGGCCGGGATCGACACCATCATATGCAGAACGGATGGGGTCCTGTGGCAGGAGAATACACCCATTGAGGGATCTGTAGAGGTGGTCAATGCCATAAACTCAAAGGGAAAGCGATGTCTCATTGCCACCAACGAGTGCTGCCTCACAAACAAGGATCTGTTTCAGAAGGCAAAGTGCCTGGGCTTCAATGTCAAGGAGCAGGACATCCTCAGTTCGTCGGGTGCCATCTCGAGTTACCTTAGCGACCGAAAGTTCAAAAAGAAGGTCCTCGTATTGGGTGGCGATGGCATCCGCAAGGATCTGAAAGAGGCGGGCTTTTGTTCCGTGGTGAACGATCTACAGCCAAATGACCAGAAAAAAATCGACTTTGTCAGGACCCTAACTCTCGATCCGGATGTGGGAGCTGTCTTGGTGGCCAGGGACGACAACATGATAGCAAACGAGTTGCTTGTGGCCTGCAACTATCTTCAAAATCCCAAAGTCTTGTTCCTTACCACTTGCATGGATGGATTCCAGCTATTTGGGAAAAAGAGGATCCCAGATGCCGGGTCTTTAGCTAATGCCATCGAAATAATTGTACAACGCAAGCCTACTGTTTTGGGCAAACCGAATCCACGAATTTTAGGCAAGTTAATGGAGTCTGGCGAAATAAAGCCGGAAAAAACGCTCGTTATTGGAAATTC GTTAAAAAcggatattttatttgcaagtATATGTGGTTTCCAATCATTATTGGTGGGCTGCGAAAGCGGAGCTTTCGAAGAAGCcgagaaaattaaaaaagacGGAAATGAGAAGAAAATGAAACTCGTTCCAGATGCTTTTCTGTCCAGTCTTGCACCTTTTTTGGAGTATTTATCCACCTCGGTAAAGTAG